A region from the Pseudomonadota bacterium genome encodes:
- a CDS encoding adenylate/guanylate cyclase domain-containing protein, with the protein MNKIKLNPIIISILVIIVATISYVFGINFLDFMELKTIDLRFESRGIVTPSSDIVLAVVDEKSIRNEGTWIWPRSKMADLVNKLSDAGAKVIAFDIGFLEADEKITVKAIESIQNKIKESNQLNPSLSKYLEDLKFQTDSDRLLATAIHNSKAKVILGYFFQNDDSTTNDIDEKEIEMHQANVQSSEYNTILYLSKSAPKAPLIETVFPQSNIKEISDATNYSGYFNMFSDKDGVVRRLPAVLKCKEALYAPLALITVSAFLDKQLSLKIYEYGVGEIAIGKHLIPTDELGHILINYRGPAQTFKPISVTDILKGNADLNLIKDKIVLVGVTAIGIYDQRVTPFSSIFPGLEIHANIIDNILSNNFLYQPSWAIISDIFAIIFAGLTLGLIVRRTNPITSVGALLFLFGGYIILCQLLFSHKGWILNIVYPLSTMVIVFVSITLFKYLTESKQKKYIKDVFSTYLAPSVVKQLIEFPEKLDLGGQDREITAFFSDIQGFTTISESLSPKELVELLNEFLTEMTEIIFEHEGTVDKFVGDAIIAFFGAPNDLPNHAEVACMACIKMQKKLVELRSKWKHENRAALKMRVGICSGPAVVGNMGSKTRKNYTMMGDTVNIASRLESVNKIYGVYSLISDSTATALGSNVVTREIDSVSVVGKNEPVTIFELVGYLEEVTDRMQMTFDFYAKGLLAYRKKNWDQAISYFISALDITISDGPSKTMLARCNEYKTNPPHNGWNGAYVIKSK; encoded by the coding sequence ATGAATAAAATAAAACTAAATCCTATCATAATTTCCATACTCGTTATTATAGTTGCAACTATATCTTATGTTTTTGGCATAAACTTTCTGGATTTCATGGAATTAAAGACTATTGATTTACGATTTGAATCAAGGGGAATTGTTACACCATCGTCGGATATTGTTCTTGCGGTTGTTGATGAAAAAAGCATAAGAAATGAAGGCACATGGATCTGGCCAAGGTCAAAAATGGCAGACCTTGTAAATAAACTTTCGGATGCAGGTGCAAAAGTAATTGCATTTGATATAGGATTTCTTGAAGCTGATGAAAAAATCACTGTAAAAGCAATAGAAAGCATTCAAAATAAAATAAAAGAATCAAATCAATTAAATCCTTCATTATCAAAATACCTTGAAGATCTCAAATTTCAAACAGACAGTGACAGGCTGCTTGCCACCGCAATTCATAATTCCAAAGCAAAAGTCATACTCGGATATTTTTTTCAAAACGATGATTCCACGACTAATGATATTGATGAAAAAGAAATTGAAATGCATCAGGCAAATGTGCAAAGCTCTGAATATAATACAATATTATATTTATCAAAATCTGCCCCAAAAGCACCGCTGATTGAAACAGTATTTCCTCAATCCAATATTAAGGAAATTTCGGATGCAACCAATTATTCCGGCTATTTTAACATGTTTTCCGATAAAGATGGGGTAGTCAGAAGGCTTCCTGCCGTATTAAAATGCAAAGAGGCTTTGTATGCTCCTCTTGCTCTTATAACTGTTAGCGCTTTTCTTGATAAACAACTTTCTCTTAAAATATATGAATATGGCGTTGGAGAAATTGCTATTGGAAAACACTTGATACCAACCGATGAATTAGGACATATATTAATTAATTACAGGGGCCCGGCACAAACTTTTAAGCCTATTTCAGTTACAGATATATTAAAAGGAAATGCGGATCTTAATCTTATAAAAGATAAAATTGTGCTTGTAGGTGTTACTGCAATAGGAATTTATGATCAAAGAGTAACGCCCTTTTCCAGTATTTTCCCGGGGCTTGAGATTCATGCAAATATTATAGACAATATTTTATCAAATAATTTTTTGTATCAACCCAGCTGGGCCATTATCTCTGATATTTTTGCAATAATTTTTGCAGGTCTTACGCTTGGATTAATTGTACGAAGAACCAACCCTATAACAAGCGTTGGTGCATTATTGTTCTTATTTGGCGGATATATTATTTTATGTCAGCTTCTTTTTTCACACAAAGGATGGATATTAAACATTGTGTATCCGCTCTCAACAATGGTTATTGTTTTTGTCAGTATAACCCTTTTTAAATATTTAACGGAATCAAAACAGAAAAAATATATAAAAGATGTATTTTCAACCTACCTTGCGCCTTCGGTAGTAAAACAGCTTATAGAATTTCCCGAAAAGCTTGATCTTGGTGGTCAGGATAGGGAAATTACTGCATTTTTTTCAGATATACAGGGCTTTACAACTATATCCGAATCGCTTTCACCTAAAGAGCTGGTTGAATTATTAAATGAGTTTCTGACTGAAATGACAGAAATTATTTTTGAACATGAAGGAACCGTAGATAAGTTTGTTGGTGATGCAATAATAGCTTTTTTCGGAGCCCCGAACGATTTACCCAATCATGCCGAAGTTGCCTGCATGGCCTGTATCAAGATGCAGAAAAAACTGGTTGAGCTTAGATCAAAATGGAAACATGAGAATAGAGCTGCCCTTAAAATGCGCGTTGGAATTTGCAGTGGGCCTGCCGTTGTTGGTAACATGGGATCAAAAACCAGAAAAAACTATACAATGATGGGAGATACCGTAAATATTGCTTCAAGGCTTGAAAGCGTCAACAAAATTTACGGAGTATATTCATTAATTAGCGACTCAACGGCAACAGCGCTTGGAAGTAATGTTGTAACACGCGAAATAGATTCCGTAAGTGTTGTTGGCAAAAATGAACCTGTAACTATATTTGAGCTTGTAGGGTATTTAGAAGAAGTAACAGACAGGATGCAAATGACTTTTGACTTTTACGCAAAAGGGCTTTTGGCATACAGGAAGAAAAACTGGGATCAGGCAATATCGTATTTCATATCCGCCCTTGATATAACAATAAGCGACGGGCCAAGCAAAACAATGCTGGCCCGCTGCAATGAATATAAAACCAACCCGCCGCATAACGGCTGGAATGGGGCATATGTGATTAAATCAAAATAA
- a CDS encoding FecR family protein — protein sequence MKRRLIFIFTVMFLLVWAGLLLADNNTNTKSSRGKSVDVGFLPAELKTMQIEDNFIKSNESDVGTIQKASGHVVVLHKDSNKAYYAITGDAVYQQDVFYTLKDSRCRIRFKTEDIITMGENGKIIVEEVSEDSAAKEKKSVMSMLRGKAMFYVVRLFKYRKISASVKTPTAVMGVRGTKFGVEVRKAGEKIADLSDESLIYLAENGSENFETIIHGFDGSVGVTSNADGSTNTVGAGESLFVDNLGAGNVEPTDPNIANQFIQQTEGGGFVLAGILGSGADDAGDIIDNIINTAGTDTTDGNVENITQNLTSLVIGETDRPVNTLGYFTAMLTRMDSTKYYEGTYISGSVQNFDNPDAVASDTPNGDMKLDASGGMSNAKLTDLDVNTKHDNISGSYPAIFAELGHNAYMEWGYWTQTEPMAGISYTYYVDNKGYYITGDPTSTTDMMTLHNTSGWWSYAGGAEGTYWTNSGGVDMTGSFDAKVNFMDGAIEEFNLSVSKDGFIASVENASGRLTNESPEFQLSGGAAKIDANTSVEFTANGSLYGPAANSIGGAWAIEPISADNDHATGIFHGTNQGSTAAP from the coding sequence ATGAAGAGACGCTTAATATTTATATTTACGGTTATGTTTTTGCTGGTATGGGCAGGTTTATTGTTAGCTGATAATAATACCAATACTAAAAGTTCCCGTGGTAAATCAGTAGACGTTGGTTTTCTTCCGGCAGAGCTTAAAACCATGCAAATTGAAGATAATTTTATTAAATCAAATGAATCGGATGTGGGAACCATTCAAAAAGCCTCCGGCCATGTTGTAGTACTGCATAAGGATTCAAATAAAGCTTATTATGCAATTACCGGAGATGCCGTTTATCAGCAGGATGTTTTTTATACCCTAAAGGATTCCAGATGCCGTATCAGGTTTAAAACGGAAGATATTATAACTATGGGTGAAAACGGCAAGATTATAGTTGAAGAAGTTTCTGAAGACAGTGCTGCCAAAGAGAAAAAATCCGTTATGAGCATGCTTAGGGGCAAAGCCATGTTTTATGTTGTGCGCCTGTTTAAATATAGAAAAATTTCAGCATCTGTTAAGACGCCGACTGCCGTAATGGGTGTAAGAGGCACCAAGTTTGGTGTTGAAGTAAGAAAAGCCGGCGAAAAAATAGCCGATCTTTCTGACGAAAGCCTGATTTATCTTGCTGAAAATGGTTCTGAAAATTTTGAAACCATAATTCACGGTTTTGACGGCAGTGTTGGTGTAACTTCAAATGCCGATGGCAGTACAAACACTGTTGGAGCAGGTGAAAGTCTTTTTGTTGACAATCTTGGTGCGGGTAATGTTGAACCCACAGACCCCAATATTGCGAATCAGTTTATTCAGCAAACCGAGGGAGGTGGGTTTGTTCTTGCCGGGATCTTGGGTTCGGGTGCAGACGATGCTGGAGATATAATAGATAATATTATTAATACAGCCGGTACTGATACTACAGATGGCAATGTGGAAAATATTACCCAAAACTTAACCAGTTTGGTAATTGGTGAAACCGATAGACCTGTCAATACATTGGGTTATTTTACGGCAATGCTAACAAGGATGGATAGCACTAAATATTATGAAGGAACATATATAAGCGGATCTGTACAGAATTTTGATAACCCTGATGCAGTTGCAAGTGACACGCCTAATGGAGATATGAAATTAGACGCTTCAGGCGGAATGAGCAATGCTAAGTTAACTGATCTTGATGTTAATACCAAGCATGATAATATTTCCGGCAGTTATCCTGCAATTTTTGCAGAACTTGGGCATAATGCATATATGGAATGGGGTTACTGGACACAGACTGAACCGATGGCCGGAATTTCTTACACCTATTATGTTGATAATAAGGGATACTATATTACAGGAGATCCCACCTCAACAACCGATATGATGACTTTACATAATACTTCAGGCTGGTGGTCATATGCCGGAGGTGCAGAGGGAACCTATTGGACAAATTCCGGTGGCGTAGATATGACCGGTTCATTCGATGCCAAGGTAAATTTTATGGATGGTGCCATTGAAGAATTTAATCTTTCTGTTTCAAAAGACGGGTTCATTGCAAGCGTTGAAAACGCAAGCGGCCGTTTAACAAACGAATCACCTGAGTTTCAGCTTAGCGGAGGGGCAGCTAAAATTGATGCTAATACATCGGTGGAATTCACTGCCAATGGGTCTTTGTATGGGCCTGCGGCAAATAGTATTGGAGGAGCATGGGCTATAGAGCCAATATCAGCAGATAATGACCATGCCACAGGTATATTCCATGGAACAAATCAAGGATCTACCGCAGCTCCTTGA
- a CDS encoding DUF560 domain-containing protein: protein MHLKIKPASFFVVIILFIFMLNGIAVAQPDGTQDSLESVKTIGSETGSDAVDKKVVKKLSEMNPEEISALDKKLADALILYYDRDFAKALPIFMEIASKAETMDIMFWIGTSAMRTGESELAVKKFKQMLSVDPKLNRVRLELAAAYFNMGNFEKARSELEIVKAASPPKAVLDNISKMLSAIDQKTKKISWNLRVAEGFVWDDNINSGPDLDTYQVFGGFLTPAKLTAKLRDEAMVTSVAGNLLFDAGEAKGFMWNTSLSFYNKAHLDYSQFDFLSIDVSTGPWWVARRDIFKLPIGYTEREYGSDRLSYSFHADPEYEHHFCQYFSIKGLFSYTTENFYYTSRSGLDNERYRFGLVPTFYLDNRKHVFSLTTGYDYMDADDDRFTYDGPYLGLSYFTRFPTKTEFFVQYLWTKKDFDEKPLLYIEGRQDKRDGLTAIVSQGFLKYFYASFAFAYTDNNSNADIYDYDRTTYTLSLGCRF, encoded by the coding sequence ATGCATTTAAAGATTAAACCGGCTTCTTTTTTTGTAGTCATTATTTTATTTATTTTTATGCTAAACGGTATAGCTGTGGCTCAGCCTGATGGTACACAAGATTCACTTGAGAGTGTGAAAACAATTGGTAGTGAAACCGGCTCCGATGCTGTCGATAAAAAAGTTGTTAAAAAGCTTAGTGAAATGAATCCTGAAGAAATCAGTGCTCTCGATAAAAAACTTGCTGATGCCCTTATTCTTTATTACGATCGAGACTTTGCCAAGGCGCTTCCGATTTTTATGGAAATTGCCAGTAAGGCCGAAACCATGGATATCATGTTTTGGATCGGCACAAGTGCTATGAGAACAGGTGAGAGCGAGCTTGCGGTTAAGAAATTCAAACAAATGCTTTCTGTTGATCCGAAACTAAACAGAGTCAGGCTTGAACTTGCTGCAGCATATTTTAATATGGGAAACTTTGAAAAAGCGCGCAGTGAGCTTGAAATCGTGAAGGCTGCTTCTCCTCCGAAAGCAGTGCTTGATAATATCTCAAAAATGTTGTCTGCGATTGATCAAAAAACCAAAAAAATATCCTGGAATCTCAGAGTTGCAGAAGGGTTTGTTTGGGACGATAATATAAATTCAGGCCCCGATCTGGATACCTATCAGGTTTTTGGAGGATTTCTTACCCCTGCCAAATTGACTGCCAAGCTCAGAGATGAAGCTATGGTTACAAGTGTTGCAGGAAATCTTCTTTTCGATGCCGGAGAAGCAAAAGGGTTTATGTGGAATACCTCGCTTTCTTTTTATAACAAAGCACATCTTGATTATAGCCAATTTGATTTCTTATCAATTGATGTCAGTACAGGACCATGGTGGGTAGCGCGAAGGGATATTTTTAAACTTCCTATAGGTTATACTGAAAGAGAATACGGAAGCGATCGTCTTTCATATTCTTTTCATGCTGATCCGGAATACGAGCATCATTTTTGTCAGTATTTCAGCATAAAAGGTCTTTTCTCTTACACTACGGAGAATTTTTATTATACCAGCAGATCCGGACTTGATAATGAAAGATACCGTTTTGGACTTGTTCCTACTTTTTATCTTGATAACCGAAAGCATGTTTTTTCTCTTACAACCGGATATGACTACATGGATGCTGATGATGACCGTTTTACCTATGATGGACCATACCTCGGTTTGTCTTATTTTACGAGGTTTCCCACTAAAACGGAATTTTTTGTGCAGTATTTGTGGACAAAGAAAGACTTTGATGAAAAACCTCTTCTTTATATCGAAGGCAGGCAAGATAAACGGGATGGGTTAACCGCCATAGTTAGCCAGGGCTTTTTAAAATACTTTTATGCTTCATTTGCTTTTGCATATACTGATAACAATTCAAACGCCGATATTTATGATTATGATCGGACAACTTACACTTTGAGTTTAGGCTGCCGTTTTTAA
- a CDS encoding N-acetyltransferase translates to MIRKAKISDIKAIYNLLQIYSSKGELLPRPFSKLYDHLRDFIVYVDKDSDTIIGCCALQFCWEYLAEIRSLAVHPDYLKNKIGTALAETALSEAKLYEIKKVFTLTYKPEFFEKIGFVKVDKEELPLIKIWSDCLLCVNFPNCDEIALIKDIT, encoded by the coding sequence ATGATCAGAAAAGCAAAAATAAGTGACATAAAAGCTATTTACAACCTTCTCCAGATATACAGCAGCAAGGGGGAACTGCTTCCTCGACCTTTCAGCAAACTCTATGATCATCTACGTGATTTTATTGTTTATGTTGATAAGGATAGTGATACAATAATAGGATGTTGCGCTTTGCAGTTTTGCTGGGAATATCTGGCCGAAATAAGATCTCTTGCCGTTCATCCTGACTATTTAAAAAATAAAATAGGCACTGCTCTTGCTGAAACAGCACTTTCCGAAGCAAAACTTTATGAAATAAAAAAAGTTTTTACTTTAACATACAAACCTGAATTTTTTGAAAAGATTGGGTTTGTTAAGGTAGATAAAGAGGAACTGCCCCTTATTAAAATCTGGTCAGATTGCTTGCTTTGCGTCAATTTCCCCAATTGTGATGAAATAGCTCTAATTAAAGATATTACCTGA
- a CDS encoding fumarate hydratase produces MADFIYQEMFPLGKDETEYRLLTKDYISTDNFGGKTIVKISSEGLTILTEQAFKDVSHMLRASHLKQLSKIFNDPESSENDKYVALEMIKNAVIAAEGIFPLCQDTGTAIVLGKKGQQIWTGFSDEEAISKGVFNAYTKNNLRYSQNAPLTMFDEKNTGCNLPAQIELYAVEGDSYKFLFIAKGGGSANKTYLFQETKATLSPEKLLDFMKAKIKTLGTAACPPYHLAFVIGGTSAELNLKTVKLASAGYLDSLPTKGNALGHAFRDIELEEKLLKISQELGIGAQFGGKYFCLDTRVIRLPRHGASCPIGLGVSCSADRNIKAKITKAGLFLENLEKDPAKYLPQTKEAESGAISIDLNRPMDEIRAILSKHTVETRLLLSGKIVVARDIAHSKLKERLDRGEELPQYFKDHIIYYAGPAKTPQGYPSGSFGPTTAGRMDSYVPEFQKHGASMVMLAKGNRSKDVTESCKKHGGFYLGSIGGPAARLGKECITNIETIEYPELGMEAIFMITVKDFPAFIIVDDKGNDFFEKLLG; encoded by the coding sequence ATGGCAGACTTTATATATCAGGAAATGTTTCCACTTGGCAAAGATGAAACCGAATACAGATTGCTTACTAAAGATTATATTTCTACTGATAACTTTGGTGGCAAAACAATTGTAAAAATTTCTTCTGAAGGACTAACTATTCTTACCGAACAGGCATTTAAAGACGTATCCCATATGTTAAGAGCCTCTCATTTAAAGCAGCTTTCAAAAATTTTCAATGACCCCGAAAGTTCCGAAAACGATAAATATGTTGCCCTTGAGATGATTAAAAATGCCGTCATCGCTGCAGAAGGGATCTTTCCTCTTTGCCAGGATACCGGTACTGCTATTGTGCTTGGCAAAAAAGGGCAGCAGATATGGACAGGTTTTTCCGATGAAGAGGCCATCTCTAAAGGTGTTTTTAACGCATATACAAAAAACAATCTGCGTTACTCCCAGAATGCACCTCTTACAATGTTTGATGAAAAAAACACTGGCTGTAATCTTCCGGCTCAGATTGAACTATATGCTGTTGAGGGTGATTCCTACAAGTTTCTTTTTATTGCAAAAGGAGGAGGATCAGCAAATAAGACCTATTTGTTCCAGGAAACAAAGGCAACGCTTAGCCCGGAAAAGCTGCTTGATTTTATGAAGGCAAAGATAAAGACTCTTGGAACAGCAGCTTGCCCACCTTATCACCTTGCTTTTGTTATAGGAGGAACATCTGCTGAACTGAATTTAAAAACAGTGAAACTCGCTTCAGCAGGTTATCTTGACTCTCTTCCAACAAAAGGAAATGCTTTAGGTCATGCTTTCAGAGATATTGAGCTTGAAGAAAAGCTTTTAAAAATATCACAGGAACTGGGAATCGGAGCCCAGTTCGGAGGCAAATACTTCTGCCTTGATACAAGAGTAATACGCCTTCCAAGACACGGCGCATCATGCCCCATAGGTCTTGGGGTAAGTTGCAGCGCGGACAGAAACATAAAAGCAAAGATCACAAAAGCCGGGCTCTTTCTTGAAAATCTTGAAAAAGATCCGGCAAAATATCTTCCCCAGACAAAAGAAGCCGAATCAGGCGCGATTTCGATTGATCTTAACAGACCGATGGATGAGATAAGAGCCATACTAAGCAAACATACTGTTGAAACAAGACTTCTTCTTTCAGGAAAAATCGTGGTAGCAAGAGATATCGCCCATTCAAAATTAAAAGAACGGCTTGACAGAGGAGAAGAACTTCCGCAATATTTTAAAGATCATATCATTTACTATGCAGGCCCTGCAAAAACCCCACAAGGATATCCTTCAGGTTCTTTCGGACCTACTACAGCAGGAAGAATGGACTCCTATGTTCCCGAATTTCAAAAGCACGGCGCATCAATGGTTATGCTTGCAAAAGGAAACCGTTCAAAAGATGTAACCGAATCATGCAAGAAACACGGCGGTTTTTATCTTGGCTCCATAGGCGGCCCTGCGGCAAGACTTGGTAAAGAATGTATTACCAACATTGAAACAATAGAATATCCTGAACTTGGAATGGAGGCTATATTCATGATTACGGTAAAAGACTTTCCGGCTTTTATAATAGTAGATGATAAAGGAAATGATTTTTTTGAAAAACTGCTTGGATAA
- a CDS encoding adenylate/guanylate cyclase domain-containing protein, translating into MFNIDQTQKDINAIKDAFSAIDIKGSPEQIFKLLAEFEQKTAQYTAFPHLDAIIKWHKNLFFQKACLFQRAEELLDEALDAIEERKEPLFQKWKVKIYISLGYIHRAQWNYLDAEFYLSNALKQAKSLPELSNFLGEIYAGLSQVSLFLTRHHQANQYAALEKKVCYENYNTDPSNETHCIIYAYALINHNRIKRLLGMVEQKDLKDLDDAVALASRFSTEKCKILCNLERAEAKFSINQADQALDMALELESSLKELGMTQESMQAGLLAAKAYRKLYDYEFAEQKLKEILHLTQNNYLQLGQIIAETLYELGLTYYQIDQEKNAYNCFRESAKTGMVLGIKDIIIRAFDAAKRIDKYTARELLSSNLAYQDATFVKNSLSREFNPFKSTRAKTRLYATTLFVDIVGFSHLMKKSDESMTIQMVDEFIDRMSLIIYQNHGYIDKFLGDGFMAIFEHGQTVSSEMVMNAIRSGIDIYRALKHKNRKLGTVYGEDSKINVRIGISTGEIFAMVLGNYIKTEFTYLGNSVNLASKLESHAKHKCMLIDEETHQQASKLILSEPETIIIPGLGETQVHKVLRLARMRERPAIKA; encoded by the coding sequence ATGTTTAACATTGACCAAACCCAGAAGGATATTAACGCAATAAAGGATGCCTTTAGCGCCATTGATATTAAAGGTTCCCCTGAACAGATTTTTAAACTCCTTGCAGAGTTCGAACAAAAAACAGCTCAATACACGGCGTTTCCCCATTTAGATGCAATCATCAAATGGCATAAAAATCTCTTTTTTCAAAAAGCATGTCTGTTTCAACGCGCCGAGGAGCTTCTGGATGAAGCCTTAGATGCTATTGAAGAACGTAAAGAACCTCTGTTTCAGAAATGGAAGGTGAAGATATACATTTCTCTGGGATATATTCACAGAGCTCAATGGAACTATCTGGATGCTGAGTTCTATCTCAGCAATGCCCTAAAACAGGCAAAATCCCTTCCTGAACTCAGTAACTTCCTGGGTGAAATCTATGCAGGTCTTAGTCAGGTCAGCCTTTTTCTGACACGACACCACCAGGCCAATCAATATGCAGCTTTAGAAAAAAAGGTGTGTTACGAAAACTACAATACAGACCCCTCAAATGAAACCCACTGTATTATCTATGCCTATGCATTGATCAATCATAATCGTATCAAACGGCTTTTAGGAATGGTTGAACAAAAAGATCTCAAAGACCTTGATGACGCTGTCGCCCTTGCATCCCGGTTCAGCACTGAAAAATGTAAAATATTGTGCAATCTGGAAAGGGCGGAAGCCAAATTCAGTATTAATCAGGCTGATCAGGCGTTGGACATGGCACTGGAGCTTGAGTCGAGCTTAAAGGAACTGGGGATGACCCAGGAGAGTATGCAGGCTGGCCTTCTGGCGGCAAAGGCATATCGCAAACTCTATGATTACGAATTTGCCGAACAGAAACTCAAAGAAATTCTTCATCTGACCCAAAACAATTATTTACAGCTAGGACAAATTATCGCGGAAACCCTTTATGAGTTGGGATTGACCTATTACCAGATAGATCAGGAGAAAAACGCCTATAACTGTTTTCGTGAATCCGCAAAAACGGGTATGGTGCTCGGCATCAAAGATATCATTATCCGTGCCTTTGATGCTGCAAAACGCATCGATAAATATACAGCACGGGAGCTTTTGTCATCCAATCTGGCTTACCAGGATGCCACTTTTGTGAAAAACAGCCTAAGCCGGGAGTTCAACCCTTTTAAAAGCACCAGAGCAAAAACACGGCTTTATGCCACCACGCTTTTTGTAGATATCGTGGGCTTCAGTCACTTGATGAAAAAGTCGGATGAAAGTATGACCATTCAGATGGTGGACGAATTTATTGACCGTATGTCCTTGATCATCTATCAGAACCACGGCTATATTGACAAGTTTCTGGGAGACGGTTTTATGGCTATATTTGAACATGGACAGACTGTTTCATCTGAAATGGTAATGAATGCCATCCGCTCCGGTATCGATATTTACCGGGCATTGAAACATAAAAACCGGAAGCTCGGAACCGTGTATGGGGAAGATAGTAAAATCAATGTGCGCATCGGTATCAGCACTGGAGAAATATTTGCAATGGTTTTAGGTAACTATATTAAAACGGAGTTCACCTACCTAGGCAATTCAGTCAACCTGGCATCAAAACTGGAAAGCCATGCCAAACATAAATGCATGTTGATAGATGAAGAAACTCATCAGCAGGCTAGCAAACTCATCTTATCGGAACCTGAAACCATAATCATTCCCGGCCTTGGCGAAACTCAGGTCCACAAGGTGCTGCGCCTTGCCCGGATGAGAGAACGGCCGGCAATAAAAGCTTAA
- a CDS encoding lipopolysaccharide kinase InaA family protein, giving the protein MIWWQADESFRAELDVIGLGSFEALMDEPVGELLVKGKELRQLRRISISQNGQTRHVFLKRIGRESIGILLRMLVFGRKPCSGPLREKMLIDSLTKAGIPVMRPMAWGEERKYCLPVKGFLLVEGVEGTDLATLYSSSTSSERFLLMEGFGKFVGQLHRKGFFQVVRLKDVFCEYIDDKYSFVLIDRETSKPWSSIFLKHRCINSLARAYRRTLRDGYSFTREEIKGFISNYLNEINDRHFTSKRIYREIAR; this is encoded by the coding sequence GTGATCTGGTGGCAGGCAGATGAGTCATTTAGAGCAGAACTCGATGTAATCGGGCTTGGGAGTTTTGAAGCCTTAATGGATGAACCGGTTGGTGAATTATTAGTGAAGGGGAAAGAGCTTAGGCAATTACGCCGGATCAGCATTTCACAAAACGGTCAGACACGCCATGTATTTCTTAAACGTATAGGGCGTGAGTCGATAGGAATATTGTTGCGCATGCTTGTTTTCGGAAGAAAGCCTTGCTCAGGACCTCTGCGCGAAAAAATGTTGATAGATTCCCTGACAAAAGCCGGCATTCCTGTGATGCGGCCCATGGCCTGGGGAGAGGAGCGAAAGTACTGTTTGCCGGTTAAGGGTTTTTTGCTGGTAGAAGGTGTTGAGGGAACAGATTTGGCCACACTTTATTCTTCAAGTACTTCCAGCGAGAGATTTTTGTTGATGGAGGGATTCGGGAAATTTGTCGGCCAGCTGCATCGCAAAGGATTTTTTCAGGTTGTTAGACTCAAAGATGTTTTCTGTGAATATATTGATGATAAGTATTCTTTTGTTTTAATCGACCGTGAAACAAGTAAACCATGGTCTTCAATATTTTTAAAACACCGTTGCATAAATTCTCTGGCCCGGGCCTACCGGCGAACCCTGCGCGATGGTTACAGCTTTACTCGTGAAGAAATCAAAGGCTTTATAAGCAATTACCTGAACGAGATAAATGACAGGCATTTTACTTCCAAAAGAATATATAGAGAGATAGCTCGCTAA